The following proteins are encoded in a genomic region of Jaculus jaculus isolate mJacJac1 chromosome 13, mJacJac1.mat.Y.cur, whole genome shotgun sequence:
- the LOC101606058 gene encoding olfactory receptor 2B11-like, with protein MKHRNESVPEDFVLMGFTRYPRLDLPLFFILLTSYLFTLLGNAAIILVSRLDPQLQSPMYFFLTNLSFLDLCFTTTTVPQMLFNLGGPNKNITYIGCMAQAYVFHWLGCTECVLLGIMALDRYVAVCKPLRYLVIMDHQVCMQLSSAAWLTGLANSLLQSTLTVQLPLCGNRMLDHFFCELPGFIKMACGDTTVNEITLAVVATFLIMGPLSMILVSYSYIARTVFRIPSRAGRLKAFNTCSSHLLVVSLFYGPGIYIYMQPSGDGSQDVIKVLTLFYCVITPMANPFIYTLRNKEVIGALRRLLRKAISDKKA; from the coding sequence ATGAAGCACAGGAATGAAAGCGTTCCAGAGGATTTTGTTCTCATGGGCTTTACCAGATACCCGCGGCTAgatctccctctcttcttcatcCTGCTTACCTCCTACCTGTTCACACTGCTGGGAAACGCTGCTATCATTCTCGTCTCGCGGTTGGATCCCCAGCTCCAAAGCCCCATGTACTTCTTTCTCACCAACCTTTCctttctggatctctgcttcacCACGACAACGGTCCCTCAGATGCTATTTAACTTAGGGGGGCCCAACAAGAACATCACTTACATAGGCTGCATGGCCCAGGCCTACGTGTTTCACTGGCTGGGCTGCACGGAATGTGTCCTGCTGGGTATCATGGCCTTGGATCGCTACGTGGCTGTGTGCAAGCCTCTGAGGTACTTGGTTATCATGGACCACCAGGTCTGCATGCAGCTGTCCAGTGCAGCCTGGCTCACTGGCCTGGCCAATTCCCTCCTGCAGTCCACACTCACTGTCCAGCTGCCCCTGTGTGGGAACCGGATGCTGGACCACTTTTTTTGTGAGCTGCCTGGTTTCATTAAGATGGCATGTGGGGACACCACAGTCAATGAGATTACGTTAGCAGTGGTGGCCACATTCCTTATCATGGGTCCCCTCTCCATGATTCTTGTCTCTTATAGTTACATTGCGCGGACTGTGTTTCGAATCCCTTCCAGGGCTGGGAGACTCAAGGCCTTCAACACTTGCTCTTCACACTTGCTGGTGGTGTCTTTATTTTACGGGCCTGGGATCTATATCTACATGCAGCCCTCGGGGGATGGGTCTCAAGACGTCATCAAGGTCTTGACCCTCTTTTACTGTGTCATTACTCCTATGGCCAATCCATTCATCTACACCCTGAGAAACAAGGAAGTCATAGGCGCTTTGAGGAGGCTTCTGAGGAAGGCCATTTCAGATAAGAAGGCATGA